A genomic region of Catalinimonas niigatensis contains the following coding sequences:
- a CDS encoding nucleoside deaminase, translated as MGILKPDDEYYMQQALRLAEQAYEEDEIPVGAIVVVNNRIIGKAYNQTEKLHDVTAHAEMLALTSAFNHLGAKYLPECTLYVTLEPCVMCAGAIHWAQIGTLVYAAPDEKKGFTKYQDRILHPRTQLRQGILAQESMELIQSFFRRMRGK; from the coding sequence GTGGGTATACTCAAACCTGACGACGAATACTATATGCAGCAGGCGCTTCGCCTGGCAGAGCAGGCTTACGAAGAAGATGAAATTCCGGTAGGGGCAATAGTGGTAGTCAACAACCGCATCATTGGCAAAGCTTACAACCAGACTGAAAAGCTACATGATGTTACTGCCCATGCCGAGATGCTTGCGCTTACCTCTGCATTTAATCATTTGGGAGCTAAATACCTGCCGGAATGTACACTCTATGTCACATTGGAACCTTGCGTAATGTGTGCTGGTGCTATTCACTGGGCACAGATAGGTACGCTGGTATATGCTGCACCGGACGAGAAAAAAGGCTTTACAAAATACCAGGATCGTATCTTACATCCCCGCACTCAACTCAGACAAGGCATTCTGGCACAGGAAAGTATGGAATTGATACAGTCATTCTTCCGGCGTATGCGAGGAAAGTAA
- the uvrB gene encoding excinuclease ABC subunit UvrB gives MDFKLISDYEPTGDQPEAIRQLTEGIENGERAQTLLGVTGSGKTFTMANVIANLNRPTLVMSHNKTLAAQLFGEFKQFFPENAVEYFISYYDYYQPEAYIPTTNLYIEKDLAINEEIEKLRLSATSSLLSGRRDVLVVASVSCIYGLGNPDEFGKNVIRLQEGDVLSRQRLLYSLVDILYSRSEAEFKRGNFRVKGDTVDIFIAYADFAYRIYFWGDEIEAIHRIDPHSGKKLADERLITIYPANLFVTGKDTTQQAIHEIQDDLMAQIQNFKDEKRFLEAKRIEERTEFDLEMIRELGYCSGIENYSRYFDRRFPGQRPFCLMDYFPEDYLIMVDESHVTVPQVRAMWGGDRARKVSLVDYGFRLPSALDNRPLTFNEFEDLTNQIVYVSATPSEYELQKSEGIVVEQVIRPTGLLDPVIEVRPSPNQIDDLLGEIDERVKLHERVLVTTLTKRMAEEMQKFLERAGVRSRYIHSEVKPLDRVEILRELRLGIFDVLVGVNLLREGLDLPEVSLVAILDADKEGFLRNERSLVQTIGRAARNENGMVIMYADRMTGSMQAAIDETNRRRSKQMAYNEQHGITPKTILKSKEAIMFSTRVADSKKVMKKAYAGPDEVSIAADPVVAYMNKDDLEKLISKTQKNMEKAARELDFMEAARMRDELNELKKLYEQKE, from the coding sequence ATGGATTTCAAACTTATATCTGACTACGAACCTACTGGCGATCAGCCGGAAGCGATACGGCAGCTTACCGAAGGGATAGAAAATGGTGAGCGAGCACAAACTTTACTGGGCGTGACCGGCTCTGGTAAAACTTTTACTATGGCCAATGTAATCGCTAATCTTAATCGCCCTACGCTGGTCATGAGTCATAATAAAACACTGGCGGCACAGCTCTTTGGAGAATTCAAACAGTTTTTCCCTGAAAACGCCGTAGAGTATTTCATTTCCTACTACGACTATTATCAGCCGGAAGCCTATATTCCCACAACTAATTTATATATAGAAAAGGACCTTGCCATCAATGAGGAAATTGAAAAGCTGCGCCTTAGTGCTACCTCTTCTTTGCTCTCCGGCAGGCGTGATGTACTGGTAGTGGCATCCGTATCCTGCATTTATGGACTGGGAAACCCCGACGAATTTGGTAAGAATGTGATCCGTCTTCAGGAAGGAGATGTATTATCCCGCCAGCGGTTGTTGTATTCGTTGGTAGATATCCTCTACAGCCGTAGCGAAGCAGAATTCAAAAGAGGAAATTTTAGAGTAAAAGGAGATACGGTAGATATTTTTATCGCTTATGCTGACTTTGCTTATCGCATTTATTTTTGGGGCGATGAGATAGAAGCTATCCATCGGATTGATCCGCATAGTGGTAAGAAGTTGGCCGATGAACGTCTCATTACTATTTATCCGGCCAATTTGTTTGTGACTGGAAAAGATACGACTCAGCAGGCAATCCATGAAATACAGGATGATCTGATGGCGCAGATTCAGAATTTCAAAGATGAAAAACGTTTTCTGGAAGCCAAGCGCATAGAAGAACGCACCGAATTTGACCTGGAAATGATCCGTGAGTTGGGCTATTGTTCGGGTATTGAAAACTACTCCCGATACTTTGACCGCAGGTTTCCGGGGCAGCGTCCCTTCTGCCTGATGGATTATTTTCCGGAGGATTATCTGATCATGGTAGACGAAAGCCATGTCACTGTGCCCCAGGTACGTGCCATGTGGGGAGGCGACCGTGCTCGTAAGGTAAGTCTGGTTGACTATGGCTTCCGTCTGCCTTCAGCGCTGGACAACCGCCCATTGACATTCAACGAATTTGAAGACCTGACAAACCAGATTGTCTACGTAAGTGCCACACCCAGTGAATATGAGTTACAGAAATCCGAAGGGATTGTAGTAGAGCAGGTAATTCGCCCTACCGGGTTGCTCGATCCGGTGATTGAAGTACGTCCTAGCCCTAACCAGATTGATGACTTGCTGGGAGAAATTGATGAGCGGGTGAAACTACACGAAAGAGTGCTGGTCACTACTTTGACGAAGCGTATGGCAGAAGAAATGCAAAAGTTTCTGGAACGAGCGGGTGTCCGCAGCCGATATATTCACTCCGAAGTAAAGCCTCTTGACAGGGTGGAAATTTTACGTGAATTGCGCTTGGGTATATTTGATGTACTGGTAGGCGTAAACTTATTGCGGGAAGGTCTGGATTTGCCGGAAGTATCCCTGGTTGCCATTCTGGATGCAGATAAAGAGGGCTTCTTAAGAAATGAACGCTCTCTTGTTCAAACGATAGGCCGTGCCGCCCGTAATGAAAATGGTATGGTCATCATGTATGCTGATAGAATGACAGGCTCTATGCAGGCTGCCATAGACGAAACCAATCGCCGCCGTAGTAAGCAGATGGCCTATAATGAACAGCATGGCATTACGCCCAAGACTATCCTCAAGTCCAAAGAAGCCATTATGTTCTCTACCCGTGTGGCTGATTCTAAGAAAGTAATGAAGAAAGCGTATGCCGGACCGGACGAAGTCAGCATAGCAGCAGATCCGGTAGTGGCCTACATGAACAAAGATGATCTGGAAAAACTAATCAGCAAAACCCAGAAGAATATGGAAAAAGCGGCCAGAGAACTGGACTTTATGGAAGCAGCCAGGATGCGGGATGAGTTAAATGAACTGAAAAAACTTTACGAACAAAAAGAATAG